The following is a genomic window from Sphingomonas phyllosphaerae.
AGCCAGGTGACCTTGTTCTTCTTGAACAGGAACTCGATCCCGCCGGTCAGCTGCTTCACCGCGTCGCGGCGCTGCGCGTGCATCGTCTCCAGGTCCAGCTCGACCTGGGTCCTGATCCCCAGCTTCGCCATCGTGCCGTTCGCGGCATGGTCGTACAGCTCGGAGGCGTGCAGCATCGCCTTCGACGGGATGCAACCGACGTTGAGGCAGGTCCCGCCCAGCGTCTCGCGGCTTTCCGCGCAGGCGGTCTTCAACCCCAGCTGCGCCGCGCGGATCGCCGCGACATACCCGCCGGGGCCGGCGCCGATCACGAGGACGTCATAGTCGTACTGGTCTGCCATTACCGATCCTTCCGTGCTCCGGCGCAGGCCGGAGCGTTGGCCTCACGCACAAACGTCAGCGAACAGGTCGCGCCAATCGGGGTTTCGCTCCTCGATCAGCCGCAACTTCCATGCGCGCTTCCATTTCTTCATTCGATATTCGCAGGCGCGCGCATCCTGCAGATCGTCAAAATATTCGTACCAGACGAGCAGCGTGCAATCCTTATCGCGTGAGTGCCCGTCAATCACGCGGTTGCGATGTTGCCACGCCCGTCGGGGCAAGTTGCTCGTCACACCCAGATACGTCTGCCCGCGGCGATGATTTGCCATCAGGTAGACGCAGCCGGCTTTCACCGGGCTACGCCCTCGCTGTGCTCCGGCGAAGGCCGGAGCGGTGGATGGCGAGCGGTATCCACAGCCGTCATCGCTCTCCCTCCAGCGCTCCGGCCTTCGCCGGAGCACGGTGTCTCTCAATCACAGGTCGATCAGGATCCGCGTCGGGTCCTCGATCGCGTTCTTCAGTGCGACGAGGAAGGTCACCGCCTCGCGGCCGTCGATCAGGCGGTGGTCGTAGCTGAGCGCCAGGTACATCATCGGGCGCACCACGACCTGCCCGTCGCGGACCACCGGGCGATCCTCGATGCGGTGGAGGCCCAGCACCGCGGACTGCGGCGGGTTGATGATCGGGGTCGACATCAGCGAGCCGAAGACGCCGCCGTTGGAGATGGTGAAGGTGCCGCCCTTCATCTCGTCCATCTTCAGCGTGCCGTCCTTGGCGCGCTTGCCGAAGTCGCCGATCGTCTTCTCGATCCCCGCGACCGACAGGTCCTGCGCGTCGCGGATGACGGGGACGACCAGCCCGTTGGGCGCGCTGACCGCGACCGAGATGTCGGCATAGTCGTGATAGACGATCTCGTCGCCCTCGGTCGAGGCGTTGACGCTGGGGATATCCTTCAGCGCCATCGTCGCGGCCTTCACGAAGAATCCCATGAAGCCCAGGCGGACGCCGTGCTTCTTCTCGAACAGGTCCTTGTACTTCGCGCGCGCCCTCGATCACCGCGGTCATGTCCACGTCGTTGAACGTGGTCAGCATCGCGGCGGTGTTCTGCGCTTCCTTCAGCCGCTTGGCGATCGTCTGGCGCAGCCGCGTCATCTTGACGCGCTCTTCGTTGCGGCCGGTGGACGCGGCGACCGAGGGGGTCGGGGTCGAGGGCGCGGCGGGGGCGGGCGCGGGCTTGCTGGAGGCGGCGGCGGCGACATCCTCCTTGGTGATGCGGCCGTCCTTGCCGGTGCCCTTGACGGTCGAGGGGTCGACGCCGTGCTCCAGCACCGCGCGGCGCACCGACGGGGAAAGCGCCGCGGGCGAGTCGCTGCTGACGGGGGCTTCATTGTGGTTGCCGTAGCCGGCGGCCGGGGCGGACTCCGCCGATTCCGCGGGCTTGGCAGCGGCAGGCGCGGCCGGCGCGGCGGCGGCACCGTCACCGGACTCGATCGTGGCGAGCATCGCGCCCACCTCGACCGTGTCGCCCACCTTGACCGCATGCTGCCCCATCACGCCCGCGACGGGGGAGGGCACCTCGACCGACACCTTGTCGGTTTCCAGGCTGGCGATCGGCTCGTCGGCCGCCACCGGGTCGCCGGGCTGCTTCAGCCACTCGCCCAGCGTCGCCTCCGTGATCGATTCGCCCAGCGTCGGGACGGTTACTTCGGTCGCCATGATCGTCTCGCCTTCAAAAATCCTGGGGGGTGTCTGCCTGACGTGGTCGGTGGTCAGCCGGCGGGCTTGCCGGCCTTCTTCGTCGTCTCCGCCTCGCGGGTGCGGCGGATCTCGTCGCGCACGCTATGGCCCAGCGCGTCCGCGATCAGCGCGCCCTGCTCGGCCTGGTGGCGCTTCATCAGGCCGGTCGCGGGCGAGGCGGCGGCGGCGCGGCCGGCGTAGCGCGGACGCTTGACCGGCGCGGACGCGGTGCCCAGCGCCTCCTCGATGAACGGCTCGACGAAGAACCAATAGCCGTTGTTCTTCGGCTCTTCCTGCGCCCAGATCACCTCTTCCAGCTTCGGCATCCGCGCGATGCGCTTCGCCAGCGCGTCGGTGGGGAAGGGATAGAGCTGCTCGATGCGCACGATCTGCGTCGTCGTGTCGCCGGCCGCGTCGCGCGCCTCGATCAGGTCGTAGGCGACCTTGCCGGTGCACAGCACCAGCCGCGTCGTCTCCGCGTCCGCGGCACCGTTGGTGTCGGACAGGATGCGGCGGAAGTGGCTGTCGCCCTGGAAATCCGCCGCCTTCGACACCGCCAGCTTGTGGCGCAGCAGCGACTTGGGCGTCATCACGACCAGCGGCTTGCGGAAGGTGCGGTGCATCTGCCGGCGCAGCAGGTGGAAGTAATTGGCCGGCGTGGTGCAGTTGGCGACCTGCATGTTGTCGCCCGCGCACAGTTGCAGGAAGCGCTCGGGACGCGCCGAGCTGTGCTCCGGCCCCTGGCCCTCGTACCCATGCGGCAGCAGCATGACGAGACCGTTGGCGCGCAGCCACTTGGCCTCGCCGCTGGCGATGAACTGGTCGATCATGATCTGCGCGCCGTTGACGAAGTCGCCGAACTGCGCCTCCCACATCACCAGCGTCTTGGGATCGGCCAGCGCATAGCCGTATTCGAAGCCCAGCACGCCATATTCGGACAGCGGGCTGTCGAGCACCTCGAAGCTGCCGTGCTCGATCGTCCACAGCGGCACGTATTTGTGCTCGTCGTTCTGGTCGACCCACACCGCGTGCCGCTGCGAGAAGGTGCCGCGGCCCGAATCCTGCCCCGACAGGCGCACGCCGTACCCCTCGTGCAGCAGCGACCCGAACGCCAGCGCCTCGCCCGTCGCCCAGTCGATATTCTCGCCGGTGGCGAACATCTGCCGCTTGGCATCCAGCACGCGCGCCAGCGTCTTGTGGATCGCGATACTGTCGGGAACGGTCGTCAGCGTGCGGCCGATCGAGTCGAACAGCTTCATCTCGATCCCGGTGTCGACGCTGCGGCGCGACGTCTCCGGGTCGGCGGGGGCGTGGAGGCCCGACCAGCGGCCCGCGAACCAGTCCGCCTTGTTGGGCTTGTAGCTCGCGCCCGCCTCGAACTCGCCCTCCAGCAGCGTGGTGAACTGCGCAACGTTGTCGTCGAGCCACGCCTGGTCGATCACCTTCTCCGCGATCAGGCGCTTGCCGTAGATCTCGGAGACGGGCGGATGGCTGCGGATCGCCTTGTACATCAGCGGCTGGGTGAAGCCCGGCTCGTCGCCCTCGTTATGGCCGAAGCGGCGATAGCACCACATGTCGATCACCACGTCGCGGTGGAACGTCTGGCGATATTCCATCGCGATCTTGGTCGCGAAGGTCACCGCCTCGGGATCGTCGCCGTTGACGTGGAAGATCGGCGCCTGCACCCCCTTCGCCACGTCGGAGGGGTAGGGCGAGGAGCGCGCGAACTGCGGGCTGGTGGTGAAGCCGATCTGGTTGTTGATGACGAAATGGACGCAGCCGCCGGTGTTGTAGCCGCGGATGCCGGAGAAGCCGAAGCACTCCCACACGATGCCCTGGCCCGCGAAGGCCGCGTCGCCGTGGATCAGCACCGGCAGCGCGCGCGAATGCGTGTCGAGATCGCCCGCGATCGTCTGGATCGCGCGCACCTTGCCGAGCACGACCGGGTCCGCCGCCTCCAGGTGCGAGGGGTTGGCGACCAGCGACATATGCACCTTGTGCCCGTCGAACTCGCGGTCGGTGGAGGTGCCCAGGTGGTACTTCACGTCGCCCGACCCGCCGATGTCGTCGGGGTTGGCGGAGCCGCCCGCGAACTCGTGGAAGATCACGCGCAGCGGCTTGGCCATCACGTTCGCGAGCACGTTGAGGCGCCCGCGGTGCGCCATGCCGAAGACGATTTCGTTGACGCCCGCGGCACCGCCGTACTTGATGATGCTTTCCAGCGCCGGGATCATGCTCTCGCCGCCATCCAGCCCGAAGCGCTTGGTGCCGACGTACTTGCGGCCCAGGAACTTCTCCCACTGCTCGGCCTCGATCACCTTGTTCAGGATCGCCTTCTTGCCCGCGACCGTGAACTCGACGCCCTTGTCCTTGCCCTCCATGCGCTCCTGGAGGAACTTGCGCTCCTCGACATCGGCGATGTGCATATATTCCAGGCCGACGTTGCCGCAGTAATTGGCGCGCAGCGTGTCGACGACCTCGCGGATCGAGGCCCATTGCAGCCCCAGCGTGCCGCCCAGATAGACCGGGCGGTCGATGTCGGCGTCGGTGAAGCCGTAATATTCGGTGGTCAGGTCGGCGGGCAGCTCGCGCAGGCCCGACAGCCCGAGCGGATCGAGCTTCGCGGCGAGGTGGCCGCGCACGCGGTAGGTGCGCACCAGCATCTGCGCGCGGATCGCGTCGGCGGCGGCGCGCGCGATGTCCTCCTGCGACGGCGCGGGCGTCGCCGGCGCCGCGGCGGCGGGCTTGCCCTTCTGCGGCTTGGGCGCGGGTTCCATCTGCGTCGGGTCGAGCGCGGCGGTCAGATCGTCGGTGCTGGTCAGCGGCCAGCGGGCGTTGCTCCAGGACGGCGCGCTCATCGATCCCTCCAGCCCCTCGAAGAACGCGCGCCAGCCCGGCTCGACCGTATCGGGGCTGGTCTTGTACTTCGCATAGAGCGCGTCGATGAAGGCCGGCGATACGCCGCCCGCGATGTCACCGAAATCCTGGCCTTCGTAGCCCATTACCCGACTCCTTCCCTCTCCCCTTGTAGGAGAGGGTTGCGCAGACTTAGGCCCGCAGGGCCTTAGTCGTAGCTGGGTGAGGGGGGCGGTCCCTTCGCGGCCGCGCGCGCCTGCGGCGCGCAAACCCCTCACCCAACCTCCGCCAGGCAGCGATGCTGCCAAGCTTCGGTATCCCTCTCCCACAAGGGGAGAGGGGTATCATCACCCGTTCAGCACGCTCAGCAGCGTGGAACCCAGCTCCGACGGGGAGGCCGCGACCTTGATCCCGGCCTCTTCCATCGCCGCGATCTTGTCCTCGGCGCCGCCCTGGCCGCCCGACACGATCGCGCCGGCATGGCCCATGCGACGGCCC
Proteins encoded in this region:
- a CDS encoding NAD(P)/FAD-dependent oxidoreductase, with product MADQYDYDVLVIGAGPGGYVAAIRAAQLGLKTACAESRETLGGTCLNVGCIPSKAMLHASELYDHAANGTMAKLGIRTQVELDLETMHAQRRDAVKQLTGGIEFLFKKNKVTWLKGKAAFRDAHSVEVAGQTVTAKNIVIATGSSVTPLPGVAIDQKVVVDSTGALELPKVPQHMVVIGGGVIGLEL
- a CDS encoding GIY-YIG nuclease family protein, with product MKAGCVYLMANHRRGQTYLGVTSNLPRRAWQHRNRVIDGHSRDKDCTLLVWYEYFDDLQDARACEYRMKKWKRAWKLRLIEERNPDWRDLFADVCA
- a CDS encoding 2-oxoglutarate dehydrogenase E1 component, producing MGYEGQDFGDIAGGVSPAFIDALYAKYKTSPDTVEPGWRAFFEGLEGSMSAPSWSNARWPLTSTDDLTAALDPTQMEPAPKPQKGKPAAAAPATPAPSQEDIARAAADAIRAQMLVRTYRVRGHLAAKLDPLGLSGLRELPADLTTEYYGFTDADIDRPVYLGGTLGLQWASIREVVDTLRANYCGNVGLEYMHIADVEERKFLQERMEGKDKGVEFTVAGKKAILNKVIEAEQWEKFLGRKYVGTKRFGLDGGESMIPALESIIKYGGAAGVNEIVFGMAHRGRLNVLANVMAKPLRVIFHEFAGGSANPDDIGGSGDVKYHLGTSTDREFDGHKVHMSLVANPSHLEAADPVVLGKVRAIQTIAGDLDTHSRALPVLIHGDAAFAGQGIVWECFGFSGIRGYNTGGCVHFVINNQIGFTTSPQFARSSPYPSDVAKGVQAPIFHVNGDDPEAVTFATKIAMEYRQTFHRDVVIDMWCYRRFGHNEGDEPGFTQPLMYKAIRSHPPVSEIYGKRLIAEKVIDQAWLDDNVAQFTTLLEGEFEAGASYKPNKADWFAGRWSGLHAPADPETSRRSVDTGIEMKLFDSIGRTLTTVPDSIAIHKTLARVLDAKRQMFATGENIDWATGEALAFGSLLHEGYGVRLSGQDSGRGTFSQRHAVWVDQNDEHKYVPLWTIEHGSFEVLDSPLSEYGVLGFEYGYALADPKTLVMWEAQFGDFVNGAQIMIDQFIASGEAKWLRANGLVMLLPHGYEGQGPEHSSARPERFLQLCAGDNMQVANCTTPANYFHLLRRQMHRTFRKPLVVMTPKSLLRHKLAVSKAADFQGDSHFRRILSDTNGAADAETTRLVLCTGKVAYDLIEARDAAGDTTTQIVRIEQLYPFPTDALAKRIARMPKLEEVIWAQEEPKNNGYWFFVEPFIEEALGTASAPVKRPRYAGRAAAASPATGLMKRHQAEQGALIADALGHSVRDEIRRTREAETTKKAGKPAG